DNA from Papio anubis isolate 15944 chromosome 1, Panubis1.0, whole genome shotgun sequence:
CCTCCCtagttctttgttttcattaggcTCAAGTCTCTGCCCATTAGCAACCAGCCaatctctctcttccccttcacAGCCAGTATACTTTAAACAGCTGTCTACACACACTGTTTCTACTTCTTTGCTTATCACTCACTCTTCAACTATTGAAATCTTGCTTCACTCTCACTACTCCAAATAAAACCTCTCAATGCTAGATCCAGTGAACATGGCTCTGTGTTCATCCTCTCTGATCTCTCATCTGATCCTGATGACTATGTCCTacttgaaactttttctttttttcttttcttttctttttcttttcttttttttttttttttttttttgaggcaagttttctctctgtcaccaaggctgtaatacaatggtacaatcactgctggaaccacaggtgtcccatgacacccagctaagtttcctttttttttgccctgagatgaagtctcgctctgttgcccaggctggagtgcaggggtgtgatctcagctcactgcaacctctgcctcccaggttcaagtgattctcctgcctcagcctcccaataagctgggactacaggtgatcaccactacaccaggctaatgtatatattttatatatatattttttttttcttttcttttcttttcttttttttgacagaattttgctcttgttgccctggctggagtgcagaggcatgatctcggctcaccacaacctctgccccctggggttcaagggattttcctgcctcggcctcccaagtagctgggattacaggcatgcgccaccacaccctgctaattttgtatttttagtagagacggaatttcaccacattggccaggatggtcttgaactcctgaccttaggtgatctgcccgcctcgggctcccaaagtgctgggattataggaatgagctaCTGCACTGGTTTCTGTCTCTTTGCCTCCAATAACACCACTCCCTTGTGGGGAGCACCTTCTACACCTCAACttcctcctttttcatctctttacTTGGGTTATCTTCATTGTCTGTGTGATGGGCATTGGTGGCTTTTGTATACCGAGGCTCCATAACCCCTCCAACTCCtaagcatgtctttttttttcctgtggggaATAATTCTTCCACAGCTCTCAATCCTCTTGGTTTAGGGAACACCAAATCCACCACACACAGGAATAAATATATGGTCTGGGCCTGGTCAATTAGTCACTGTTCAGGAAATGTCTGATGACTCAATATGGATCATTAAGGATCATCCCCAGGACTTTTGCTGGGACTATTAAGAAAGAACTGGGGTCAGAcatggtggaggttgcagtgagccaagatttcaccattgtactccagcttgggcgacaagagcaaaactccatctcaaaaaaaaaaaaaaatagagaaagaaataaagagagacagaaagaaagaaagaaaagagagagagaaagaaactggtctgccgtgatggctcatgcctgtaatcctagcactttgggaggctgaggtgggaggatcatttgagcctaggtgtttgagaccaacctgggcaatgtagtgagatctcctctctacaaacaaatttttaaaaattggtctggcatggtggctcatgactgtactcccaggactttgggggagccaaggcaggaggatctcttaaacccaggagtttgaaaccagcctgggcaacatggcaagcttgcctttacaaaaaaaaaaaaattagccatgtgtgatggtgcacgcctgtagtcccacctactcaggaggttgaggtgggagggtcacttgagcccaggaagtagaggctaccgtgagctgaaattgcatcactgcactccaacctgggtgacagagtgagatcttgcctcagataaataaataaataaataaataagaagagaaagaaagaaaagcctagATCTGCTGGTTCCCATTTTTGCCACCTCATAGGAAGATTCTGCCTGAGAGCAAAGCTAACCCAGAGGGAAACAAAGCCGAGACATGGTGACAGGTGGTGACCTAATGACACTGAGGTAAGGTTCTAGCCATGCCCAAAAGCTAGTTCTATCACCTGAGTCAGtagattcttttgttttgttttgcttttgcttatgTCAGTTTCAGTTAGGTTTCTGTCATTTACAGCTGATCACAGGtagcgatcatagctcactgcagcctcaaactcctgggctcaaggcatcctccttcctcagcatccctagtagctgggattccaggcatgtgtCATCAAACCTGGCTagtctgcactttttttttttttttttttttttttttggtattcagacggagtcttgctctgttgcccaagctggagtgcaatggcacaatctcagctcactacagcctctacttcccaggttcaaatgattctcctatctcagcctcccgagtagttgggattacagacatgtgccaccacgcctggctaatttttgcatttttagtagggatggggtttggccacattggccaggctggtcttgaactcttggcctgaagtgatccacccacctcggcctcccaaaatgctgggattacagacatgagccacggtgcccggccttagtttgcactttttttttttttttgagatggcatgtcactgtgtcacccaggctgaagtgcagtggtgtgatctcagctcactgcaacctctgcctcccatgttcaagtgattctcctgcctcagcttcctgagtagctgagattacaggcgcttgccaccacgcccggctaatttttgtattcaggTATTGTATTTCCTTCCTCCAAGTCACCACTGAGtgtggtaaggattaaatgagctaatccATAGAAAGCATTTAGAATAAGTTCTGAAACATAGTAAGTTTACCTTTCTATGTCTTCCATTAGGCCAGGGGCAAGGGGCTATGAGTGGTCCATCTTTAAATCTCTGgtatccaggctgggcatggtggctcacacctgtaatcccagcactctgggaggccgaggcaggaggatcacaaggtcaggagttcaagatcagcctggccaacatggtgaaaccccgtttctactaaaaatacaaaaattagctgggcatggtggtgcgtgcctgtaatcccagcgactcggtaggctgaggcagaagaattgcttgaactgggacccgggaggcagaggttgcagtgagctgagattgcgccattgcactccagcctgggctacagagtaagacttcctctcgaaaaaacaaaaacaaaaacagaaaacctttgGTAtccttattgaatgaatgaatgaataatgagatGGTGGAAGAAGATAAACTAGAGAAGCTATTCAAAGATTCATTGCAGTAGTGTTGAGGAAGATAGGAAAAAGAACCAATAAAAAAAGCTTTGAGGAAGGGAATAGATGAAACAAGATAGTACTGCATTTCAGGAAGCCAAGacagtgtgaccttgggaaaaaaCAAGACTGCCAATAGGGTTCTGTACttcaagagacagagaaaatgagaGTAGAAAGAAGCCACTCTGTAGAATGATTGGGGGCACCCCTTGCAGGGCGTCATTTCAGGCTCACCCTGTAGCCCACATCTCTCTTTCCATCCCCTCTTGGAAGCAATGGTCATGGGATAAagatagaataataaaataaaatagataaaataaaaatttaaaaaggtcaggcatggtggttcacacctgtaatccctgcacgttgggaggccaaggcaaatggatcacttcaggtcaggagtttgagaccagcttggccaacatggtgaaacctcatctccagtaaaaatacaaaaagaagctgGGCAtcgtagcaggcacctgtaatcccagctactcaggaggctgaggcaggagaattgcttcagtctgggaggcagaagttgaagtgagccgagatcgtaccattgcactccagcctgggtaacagagtgagactctgtctcaaaatataaataaataaatatgtaatttaaaagaatctgcaaaatgagaattaCACAGACATAGCTTCGCAATTACTATGTAAGGACCTGCTAATTGTATCATGTCAactgtttattattataaaactttatggccagcaaggtggctcacgcctgtaatcccagcactttgggaggtggaggccaggagttcaagatcagcctggccaacgtggcaaaaccccgtctctactaaaaatacaaaaattagccaggggtggtggcacacacctgtaatcccagctactcgggaggctgagacaggagaatcgcttgaacccagaaggtggaggttacagtgagccaacattgtgccactgtatttcagcctgggtaacagagagactcagtctaaaaaaaaaaaaaaaaaaaaaaaaaaaagaaagaaactttattaCTACAAATATTAAGTACTACTAAAGTTTATTAGCATATAACATTGACAtgatttcttcctattttttttattatgttaaaatacatgggctgggcatggtggcttatacctgtaagccaagcactttgggaggccaaggtaggtgaatcacatgaggccaggaattcgagactagcctgaccaacatggtgaaacgctgtctctactaaaaatacaaaaattcccagctacttgggaggctgaggcatgagaatcacttgaacctggaagtcaGAGGGTATGGTGAGCTGagacaccactgcacttcaggctgggcaacagagcaagattctgtctcaaaaaataaataaataaaataaaataaaataaaatacatgagctgggcatggtggcttatccctgtaatcctagcactttgggaggctgaggtgggaagactgcttgagctcaggagtttgaaaccagcctgggtaacatagcaagaccccatctctctctaaaaaaaaaaaaaaaaaaaaaattagccaggcatggtggctcacacctgcttGGTGCTACTTGGTTTTtctgcttgtttgcttgtttgctttgagatggagtctcactgtgtcacccaggctggagtgcagtggtgcaatcccagcttactgtaacctctgcctcctggattcaagtgattctcctgcttcagcctcctgagtagctgggactacaggcgcacgctactatgcccagctacttttttcatatttctagtagagacagggtttggccatattggccaggctggtcttgaactcctgacctcaagtgatctgcccaccttggccttccaaagtgctgggattacaggggtgagccaccacacccagcccttggtgctgcttgggaggctgagatgggaggatcatttgagcccaggaggtcaaggctccagtgagctacagtcacatcactacactccagcatgggtgacagaataagacactgtctctaaaaaacaaaaaacagaacataaaacaaaattgatGAAATGAACCATGgctaagtgtacagttcaattgCACTGAATACATTTATAGTGttcaaccatcaccaccatatatcttattattttatccttgtaaaactgaaactctataccagTTAAACAATTATTCCTCATTTACCCCTCCCtctagtccctggcaaccaccattctactttctgtctctatgattttgactattaTCATTATCTTATATAAGTAgagtcatacagtatttgtcgttttgtgattgacttatttcatttagcctAATGTCCtaaagtttcatccatgttgtagcatactacgaaatctccttcctttttaagccTGAATCATAATAGTTCATTGTGTGTATCTACCACATTTTGCTTGTTCATTCATCTCTAGATGGACACTTGGATTATTTCTACATGTTAGCTATTtcaaataatgctactatgaacatgggtatacaaatataTCTTGgagactctgctttcaattcttctgggtatatacctagaagtggaattgctgaatcatagagttaaacttctattttttttttttttttgtgagacggagtctcgctctgttgcccaggctagagtgcagtggcccgatctcggctcactgcaagctccgcctcctgggttcacgccattctcctgcctcagcctcccaagtagctgggactacaggcgcccgccaccaccatgcccggctaattttttgtatttttagtagacatggtgtttcaccatgttagccaggatggcctcgatctcctgacctcgtgaatccacccgcatcagcctcccaaagtgctgggattacaggcgtgagccaccgcttccagccttaaacttctatttttaatttttctgaggaaccatcatactgttttccacagcagctgcaccattttacattttcaccagaagTGCACCAGGGTTCCACTTTCGCCACATTgtcaccaacacttattttctgttttttgaaagtagccattctaatgggtgtgaggaCACTGATACTATTTTAGAACgttgtaaataataaaatcctaAACCATGAAATAATTTCTCCCCagacatcagaaaaaaaatgtttattttatttttttccatttaaaacttttttctttttaattttgaggcagtcttgccgtgtctcccaggctggagtagagtggtgcaatCATCGCTCTttgctgccttgaactcctgggctccagcaatcctctagcctcagcatcctgagtagcaaggactgcaagcacacgccaccacacttggctaatctaaattttttttcttttgtagagatgaggtcttgccatgttaccctgGCTGATCTTAAggtcctggccttaagcgatcctccctccttcggccttccaaagtgctgggattacaggcatgagccatagtgcgcagccaaaaaaaaatttaaatcatgagatccagggaaaaaaaaaaaaagcctgttaaaaaaattttgttggccgagcagagtggctcacacctgtaatcctagcactttgagaggtaggaggattgctggaggccaggagtttaagaccagcttgagcaacatagcaagactccatctctactatttaaaaaagagggcctggccgggcacggtggctcaagcctgtaatcccagcactttgggaggccgagacgggcggatcacgaggtcggcagatcgagaccatcctggctaacacggtgaaaccccgtctctactaaaaaatacaaaaaaatagccgggcgaggtggcgggcgcctttagtcccagctacacgggaggctgaggcaggagaatggcgtaaacccgggaggcggagcttgcagtgagctgagatcaggccactgcactccagcctgggcgacagagccagacgccgtctcaaaaaaaaaaaataaaaaaataaaaataaataaataaaataaaataaaataaaaaagagggccaggaatgatggctcacacctgtaatcccagcagcttgggaggctgaggtggacggattgcttgagttcaggggtttgagaccagcctgggcaacatggcgaaaccccatttctactaaaacaaaaaagaaaagaaaaagaaaaaggagaagaaaattagCGGGGTGTAGGGGCATtcatctgtggtcccaggtactcaagaggctgaggtaggaacggatcacttgagcctgggaggcagaggttgcagtgagcctagatggtgccactacattcctgcctgggtgacagggtgaaccctgtctcaaaaataaataaatacataaatacataaaataaacttatttttctccaGACAGCAGggcaaatttcttcttcttttttttcggTTAAATTCgtccaatatttattgaatcgtGAACAGTTGCAAACGTTGCCGCAATCAGAGACTCACCTATCCTGACGCCTCTTTTGGCGTCCCTTTGAGAAGGAAGCCTGAGGTGGGACATCCCACAAACTCTGGTAGACAACCAGGGAAACATGGGGTATGCACAGAGATCTGATGAAATCAGGGAACAAGGGTAGGGCGGTGTGGATTCTGGGGAAGACACATACTAACAGACTCTCCCACACAGAGGCAAAGACCAGGGGCATCAACCTCTGCCCCCAACAGCAGCTGCAAGAACAGGGGGAGACCAGGCGTCCTCGAGACATTTCAGTCCTTCCTGTCATGAAGTGTCTGCTGAGAGGAGCCAGGTCAAGGTCCTTGGACTCTGCCTTCAGGGCACAGTAGCCCTGAGTCAAGGTGGCTTTGATGGCGGCCACCAGcttcagaaatttgttttctgtgtccACGTAGCCATCATCTTGCTTCTTAGAGTGAATCAACTTCCCGGCTACCATTACTTCAAAGAACCCAGTGGCCTGGGGAGTTCTCTCGCTGCAGATATCCAAAGCCCAGAGGACCtcatcttcttctttctttttttcttttcttttcttttttttttcttcctttgagacagagtctggttctgttgtccaggctggagtgcagtggtgcaatcttggctcactgcaagctccgcctcctaggttcaagcgattctcctgcctcaggctcccgagtagctgggactacaggcgcccgccaccatgcccggctgatttttttgtatttttagtagagacagggtttcactatgttggccagaatcgtctcgaactcctgacctcgtgatctgcccgccttggccttccaaagtgctaggattacaggtgtgagccactgcgtggTCGGGGGGAGGGAGatctcatcttctttttttttttttcttttcttcttttgagacggagtcttgctctgttgcccaggctggagtgcagtggcgcaatctcggctcactgcaagctccgcctcccgggttcacgccattctcctgcctcagcctcccgagtagctgggactacaggcgcccgccgctgcgcccggctaattttttctatttttagtagagatggggtttcaccgtgttagccaggatggtctcgatctcctgaccttgtgatccacccgcctcggcctcccaaagtgctgggattacaggcgtgagccaccgcgcccggccgagatctCATCTTCTAACTGCTTCTTGAGCTGAAGATACTTGGACTTGTAGCCTCAAGCGCCACATAAACAACTCACGAGAGCCATGGCTCTGGGCTGCCACACCCGTTGGGGAGCAGAGGCCTGGGTCACAGCCATCTCCTGCCTGGACGCATGAGGTCTGTGCCGcaaatttctttgaaaaaggaattttattcatttaaaatatatgcatacagtTGCTTACTATAATCTAGGCACTGTCTTCAGTATTTGTTTCCACCAGCCATACTAAATGACTCATCTACATCACCAGATTTTGGGAGAAAGTAGATGCGCtgccagaagaaaaggaaatactttaGATACTAGTTTTAGCAAAACATGGCATTAATACATTGCAGATGGAGCAGGATGTGGATTTACCTTCAACTTCCACACTCTGTAACTGATGGATTTTgagaaaaactgggaaaaaacATTGATAAAGAATCCATTAAACCAAATTTCTTGGCTATTCATCTACTTGACCACACAATTCTGCATATTAAACAGCAACTGTAGTTAAAATTATCTATCTCAGataagaatctttttctttttagtctgtctgtctgtatgtatgtatttagaggcagagtctc
Protein-coding regions in this window:
- the SELENOW gene encoding selenoprotein W, with the translated sequence MAVTQASAPQRVWQPRAMALVSCLCGAUGYKSKYLQLKKQLEDEISGALDICSERTPQATGFFEVMVAGKLIHSKKQDDGYVDTENKFLKLVAAIKATLTQGYCALKAESKDLDLAPLSRHFMTGRTEMSRGRLVSPCSCSCCWGQRLMPLVFASVWESLLVCVFPRIHTALPLFPDFIRSLCIPHVSLVVYQSLWDVPPQASFSKGRQKRRQDR